Sequence from the Lysobacter capsici genome:
CATCGCCATACCACCGCCGCCTGCGCCGCCATCGCCGCGAGCACCGTCACGTAAACGATCACCGGGATGCGCAAGTCGCCCGGCAGATGCGCCCACAGCACGCTCAGCACCGCGCCGGCCAGCAGCGCATAGGCCAGATACGGCCAGCCCCGCGCGAACAGGCGCGCACGCCGCGTCAGCCCGAGCAGATAGGCGATGTGCGCGCACAGGAACGAGCCCAGGCCGAACACGAACCAGTCGCCGGGCAGCATCAGGAACACGTCGCCGCAGGTCGACAGCAGCAGGCCGATCACGATCGCGCGGCGATACGCGGGCTCGGCCGCGCCGCCGTGGCGCCAGACCATGGCCACGATCAGCAGCGTGGTCAGCGGTTTGAACAAATAATGCAGCCACGGCGAGGCGTAGGCGCCGACGATCGCGAGCACGGCCGCAACGGCCACCGTCGCCAGCCATGCGCGCGGCACGGTCACGGCATCGTCGATCGGCTGATTCATGCGCCTGCATCCTGGGTGATCGCGACGGGTCCGCGTACCGGCGTCGCGCCGGCTCCGGTATCGGGGCCGATACCGGCTTCGTCGATTATGGCGGCGATGCGTTCGCGCAAACGTGCTTCGCTCTTCAGCGTCGAAGCGAGGCCCGAGTTATCGGCACCCAAGACTCCGTCGCCGCGACGACGGAGCCTTCTTCATCGGGTCCATGTGCGTGCATGCGTCAGGCCACCGCCCCGCGCGCGGCGCGGATCAGCCCCCGCAGCCGCTCAACTTGAGCGTCTGCCCCGGCTTGACCATATAACGCGGGCCCTTGATGCCGTTGGCCTTGGCCAGCTGCTTGGTGTCGCACTGGAACTTCTGCGCGACGTCGGTCAGGGTCTGGCCGCGCTGGACTTTGTGAGTGCGCGGCGTGGCGGGCTTCTTGGCCGGCGCCGGCTTGCCGGTGGCCACCGTGGTCGGCACGCCGGTGGCGACGGTGACCGGCACCGTGCCGTCCTCGCCCGTGGCCTCGGCCGGCAACACGG
This genomic interval carries:
- a CDS encoding lysoplasmalogenase, which translates into the protein MNQPIDDAVTVPRAWLATVAVAAVLAIVGAYASPWLHYLFKPLTTLLIVAMVWRHGGAAEPAYRRAIVIGLLLSTCGDVFLMLPGDWFVFGLGSFLCAHIAYLLGLTRRARLFARGWPYLAYALLAGAVLSVLWAHLPGDLRIPVIVYVTVLAAMAAQAAVVWRCGRSQSTALAALGGAFFVASDATLAIDRFAAPFGAASAVVLATYWIAQLLIGSSVRQSGQRRT